One part of the Vicugna pacos chromosome 20, VicPac4, whole genome shotgun sequence genome encodes these proteins:
- the HFE gene encoding hereditary hemochromatosis protein isoform X2: MGPRARPALLLLILLRTVATQGRPRLPLSPGSHSLRYLFMGASEPDLGLPLFEALGYVDDQLFVSYNHESRRAEPRAPWVWGRATSQLWLQLSQSLKGWDHMFIVDFWTIMDNHNHSKVSKLGLWPESHTLQVILGCEVHADNSTRGFWKYGYDGQDHLEFCPETLDWRAAEPQAWATKLEWEVNKIRSKQNRAYLERDCPEQLRRLLELGRGVLGQQAPPLVKVSHHVTSAVTTLRCQALNFYPQHITMRWLKDRQPLDAKDAEPENVLPNGDGTYQGWVALAVLPGEEQRYTCQSPLCLAPWSLESSVGSLCVSSSLLEFRSES; this comes from the exons ATGGGCCCGCGAGCCCGGCCGGCGCTTCTCCTGCTGATCCTCCTGCGGACAGTGGCCACGCAGGGGCGACCGCGGC TCCCCCTCTCCCCAGGGTCACACTCCCTGCGCTACCTCTTCATGGGTGCCTCAGAGCCAGACCTGGGGCTACCTCTGTTTGAGGCTTTGGGCTACGTGGACGACCAGCTCTTCGTGTCCTACAATCATGAGAGTCGCCGGGCGGAGCCTCGTGCCCCATGGGTCTGGGGTCGGGCCACCAGCCAGCTGTGGCTGCAGCTGAGCCAGAGCCTGAAAGGGTGGGATCACATGTTCATCGTCGACTTCTGGACCATCATGGACAATCACAATCACAGCAAGG TATCAAAGCTGGGGCTGTGGCCAGAGTCCCACACCCTGCAGGTGATCCTGGGCTGTGAGGTGCACGCAGACAACAGCACCAGAGGTTTCTGGAAGTACGGGTATGACGGGCAGGACCATCTTGAATTCTGCCCCGAGACGCTGGATTGGAGAGCGGcagagccccaggcctgggccaccAAGCTGGAGTGGGAAGTGAACAAGATTCGGTCCAAGCAGAACCGGGCCTACCTGGAGAGGGACTGCCCCGAGCAGCTGCGGCGGTTGctggagctggggagaggggttCTGGGCCAGCAAG CACCCCCTTTGGTGAAAGTGTCTCATCACGTGACCTCGGCAGTGACCACTCTACGGTGTCAGGCTCTGAACTTCTACCCCCAGCACATCACCATGAGGTGGTTGAAGGACAGGCAGCCACTGGATGCCAAGGACGCGGAGCCTGAGAATGTGCTGCCCAACGGGGATGGGACCTACCAGGGCTGGGTGGCTTTGGCTGTGCTCCCTGGGGAAGAGCAGAGATACACCTGCCAG AGCCCTCTCTGTCTGGCACCCTGGTCATTGGAATCATCAGTGGGATCGCTATGTGTGTCATCATCTTTACTGGAATTTCGTTCGGAGTCTTAA
- the HFE gene encoding hereditary hemochromatosis protein isoform X3, giving the protein MGASEPDLGLPLFEALGYVDDQLFVSYNHESRRAEPRAPWVWGRATSQLWLQLSQSLKGWDHMFIVDFWTIMDNHNHSKVSKLGLWPESHTLQVILGCEVHADNSTRGFWKYGYDGQDHLEFCPETLDWRAAEPQAWATKLEWEVNKIRSKQNRAYLERDCPEQLRRLLELGRGVLGQQAPPLVKVSHHVTSAVTTLRCQALNFYPQHITMRWLKDRQPLDAKDAEPENVLPNGDGTYQGWVALAVLPGEEQRYTCQVEHPGLEQPLTASWEPSLSGTLVIGIISGIAMCVIIFTGISFGVLKRRQASRGASGDYVLAERE; this is encoded by the exons ATGGGTGCCTCAGAGCCAGACCTGGGGCTACCTCTGTTTGAGGCTTTGGGCTACGTGGACGACCAGCTCTTCGTGTCCTACAATCATGAGAGTCGCCGGGCGGAGCCTCGTGCCCCATGGGTCTGGGGTCGGGCCACCAGCCAGCTGTGGCTGCAGCTGAGCCAGAGCCTGAAAGGGTGGGATCACATGTTCATCGTCGACTTCTGGACCATCATGGACAATCACAATCACAGCAAGG TATCAAAGCTGGGGCTGTGGCCAGAGTCCCACACCCTGCAGGTGATCCTGGGCTGTGAGGTGCACGCAGACAACAGCACCAGAGGTTTCTGGAAGTACGGGTATGACGGGCAGGACCATCTTGAATTCTGCCCCGAGACGCTGGATTGGAGAGCGGcagagccccaggcctgggccaccAAGCTGGAGTGGGAAGTGAACAAGATTCGGTCCAAGCAGAACCGGGCCTACCTGGAGAGGGACTGCCCCGAGCAGCTGCGGCGGTTGctggagctggggagaggggttCTGGGCCAGCAAG CACCCCCTTTGGTGAAAGTGTCTCATCACGTGACCTCGGCAGTGACCACTCTACGGTGTCAGGCTCTGAACTTCTACCCCCAGCACATCACCATGAGGTGGTTGAAGGACAGGCAGCCACTGGATGCCAAGGACGCGGAGCCTGAGAATGTGCTGCCCAACGGGGATGGGACCTACCAGGGCTGGGTGGCTTTGGCTGTGCTCCCTGGGGAAGAGCAGAGATACACCTGCCAGGTGGAGCACCCAGGCCTGGAGCAGCCCCTCACTGCCTCCTGGG AGCCCTCTCTGTCTGGCACCCTGGTCATTGGAATCATCAGTGGGATCGCTATGTGTGTCATCATCTTTACTGGAATTTCGTTCGGAGTCTTAAAGAGAAGGCAGGCTTCGA GAGGAGCCTCGGGGGACTACGTCTTGGCTGAACGTGAATGA
- the HFE gene encoding hereditary hemochromatosis protein isoform X4 — MGPRARPALLLLILLRTVATQGRPRLPLSPGSHSLRYLFMGASEPDLGLPLFEALGYVDDQLFVSYNHESRRAEPRAPWVWGRATSQLWLQLSQSLKGWDHMFIVDFWTIMDNHNHSKVSKLGLWPESHTLQVILGCEVHADNSTRGFWKYGYDGQDHLEFCPETLDWRAAEPQAWATKLEWEVNKIRSKQNRAYLERDCPEQLRRLLELGRGVLGQQEPSLSGTLVIGIISGIAMCVIIFTGISFGVLKRRQASRGASGDYVLAERE, encoded by the exons ATGGGCCCGCGAGCCCGGCCGGCGCTTCTCCTGCTGATCCTCCTGCGGACAGTGGCCACGCAGGGGCGACCGCGGC TCCCCCTCTCCCCAGGGTCACACTCCCTGCGCTACCTCTTCATGGGTGCCTCAGAGCCAGACCTGGGGCTACCTCTGTTTGAGGCTTTGGGCTACGTGGACGACCAGCTCTTCGTGTCCTACAATCATGAGAGTCGCCGGGCGGAGCCTCGTGCCCCATGGGTCTGGGGTCGGGCCACCAGCCAGCTGTGGCTGCAGCTGAGCCAGAGCCTGAAAGGGTGGGATCACATGTTCATCGTCGACTTCTGGACCATCATGGACAATCACAATCACAGCAAGG TATCAAAGCTGGGGCTGTGGCCAGAGTCCCACACCCTGCAGGTGATCCTGGGCTGTGAGGTGCACGCAGACAACAGCACCAGAGGTTTCTGGAAGTACGGGTATGACGGGCAGGACCATCTTGAATTCTGCCCCGAGACGCTGGATTGGAGAGCGGcagagccccaggcctgggccaccAAGCTGGAGTGGGAAGTGAACAAGATTCGGTCCAAGCAGAACCGGGCCTACCTGGAGAGGGACTGCCCCGAGCAGCTGCGGCGGTTGctggagctggggagaggggttCTGGGCCAGCAAG AGCCCTCTCTGTCTGGCACCCTGGTCATTGGAATCATCAGTGGGATCGCTATGTGTGTCATCATCTTTACTGGAATTTCGTTCGGAGTCTTAAAGAGAAGGCAGGCTTCGA GAGGAGCCTCGGGGGACTACGTCTTGGCTGAACGTGAATGA
- the HFE gene encoding hereditary hemochromatosis protein isoform X5: MGPRARPALLLLILLRTVATQGRPRLPLSPGSHSLRYLFMGASEPDLGLPLFEALGYVDDQLFVSYNHESRRAEPRAPWVWGRATSQLWLQLSQSLKGWDHMFIVDFWTIMDNHNHSKVSKLGLWPESHTLQVILGCEVHADNSTRGFWKYGYDGQDHLEFCPETLDWRAAEPQAWATKLEWEVNKIRSKQNRAYLERDCPEQLRRLLELGRGVLGQQAPPLVKVSHHVTSAVTTLRCQALNFYPQHITMRWLKDRQPLDAKDAEPENVLPNGDGTYQGWVALAVLPGEEQRYTCQVEHPGLEQPLTASWEPSLSGTLVIGIISGIAMCVIIFTGISFGVLKRRQASICISPLGRSMVWGEQGQTEASSCRALEAFGMEEPRGTTSWLNVNEVQLADPKWGGDMI, from the exons ATGGGCCCGCGAGCCCGGCCGGCGCTTCTCCTGCTGATCCTCCTGCGGACAGTGGCCACGCAGGGGCGACCGCGGC TCCCCCTCTCCCCAGGGTCACACTCCCTGCGCTACCTCTTCATGGGTGCCTCAGAGCCAGACCTGGGGCTACCTCTGTTTGAGGCTTTGGGCTACGTGGACGACCAGCTCTTCGTGTCCTACAATCATGAGAGTCGCCGGGCGGAGCCTCGTGCCCCATGGGTCTGGGGTCGGGCCACCAGCCAGCTGTGGCTGCAGCTGAGCCAGAGCCTGAAAGGGTGGGATCACATGTTCATCGTCGACTTCTGGACCATCATGGACAATCACAATCACAGCAAGG TATCAAAGCTGGGGCTGTGGCCAGAGTCCCACACCCTGCAGGTGATCCTGGGCTGTGAGGTGCACGCAGACAACAGCACCAGAGGTTTCTGGAAGTACGGGTATGACGGGCAGGACCATCTTGAATTCTGCCCCGAGACGCTGGATTGGAGAGCGGcagagccccaggcctgggccaccAAGCTGGAGTGGGAAGTGAACAAGATTCGGTCCAAGCAGAACCGGGCCTACCTGGAGAGGGACTGCCCCGAGCAGCTGCGGCGGTTGctggagctggggagaggggttCTGGGCCAGCAAG CACCCCCTTTGGTGAAAGTGTCTCATCACGTGACCTCGGCAGTGACCACTCTACGGTGTCAGGCTCTGAACTTCTACCCCCAGCACATCACCATGAGGTGGTTGAAGGACAGGCAGCCACTGGATGCCAAGGACGCGGAGCCTGAGAATGTGCTGCCCAACGGGGATGGGACCTACCAGGGCTGGGTGGCTTTGGCTGTGCTCCCTGGGGAAGAGCAGAGATACACCTGCCAGGTGGAGCACCCAGGCCTGGAGCAGCCCCTCACTGCCTCCTGGG AGCCCTCTCTGTCTGGCACCCTGGTCATTGGAATCATCAGTGGGATCGCTATGTGTGTCATCATCTTTACTGGAATTTCGTTCGGAGTCTTAAAGAGAAGGCAGGCTTCGA TCTGCATTTCTCCTCTTGGAAGATCCATGGTGTGGGGGGAACAGGGGCAGACAGAAGCCAGCTCCTGCAGAGCCCTGGAGGCCTTTGGGATG GAGGAGCCTCGGGGGACTACGTCTTGGCTGAACGTGAATGAAGTGCAGCTTGCAGACCCCAAGTGGGGTGGAGACATGATTTGA
- the HFE gene encoding hereditary hemochromatosis protein isoform X1 — MGPRARPALLLLILLRTVATQGRPRLPLSPGSHSLRYLFMGASEPDLGLPLFEALGYVDDQLFVSYNHESRRAEPRAPWVWGRATSQLWLQLSQSLKGWDHMFIVDFWTIMDNHNHSKVSKLGLWPESHTLQVILGCEVHADNSTRGFWKYGYDGQDHLEFCPETLDWRAAEPQAWATKLEWEVNKIRSKQNRAYLERDCPEQLRRLLELGRGVLGQQAPPLVKVSHHVTSAVTTLRCQALNFYPQHITMRWLKDRQPLDAKDAEPENVLPNGDGTYQGWVALAVLPGEEQRYTCQVEHPGLEQPLTASWEPSLSGTLVIGIISGIAMCVIIFTGISFGVLKRRQASRGASGDYVLAERE, encoded by the exons ATGGGCCCGCGAGCCCGGCCGGCGCTTCTCCTGCTGATCCTCCTGCGGACAGTGGCCACGCAGGGGCGACCGCGGC TCCCCCTCTCCCCAGGGTCACACTCCCTGCGCTACCTCTTCATGGGTGCCTCAGAGCCAGACCTGGGGCTACCTCTGTTTGAGGCTTTGGGCTACGTGGACGACCAGCTCTTCGTGTCCTACAATCATGAGAGTCGCCGGGCGGAGCCTCGTGCCCCATGGGTCTGGGGTCGGGCCACCAGCCAGCTGTGGCTGCAGCTGAGCCAGAGCCTGAAAGGGTGGGATCACATGTTCATCGTCGACTTCTGGACCATCATGGACAATCACAATCACAGCAAGG TATCAAAGCTGGGGCTGTGGCCAGAGTCCCACACCCTGCAGGTGATCCTGGGCTGTGAGGTGCACGCAGACAACAGCACCAGAGGTTTCTGGAAGTACGGGTATGACGGGCAGGACCATCTTGAATTCTGCCCCGAGACGCTGGATTGGAGAGCGGcagagccccaggcctgggccaccAAGCTGGAGTGGGAAGTGAACAAGATTCGGTCCAAGCAGAACCGGGCCTACCTGGAGAGGGACTGCCCCGAGCAGCTGCGGCGGTTGctggagctggggagaggggttCTGGGCCAGCAAG CACCCCCTTTGGTGAAAGTGTCTCATCACGTGACCTCGGCAGTGACCACTCTACGGTGTCAGGCTCTGAACTTCTACCCCCAGCACATCACCATGAGGTGGTTGAAGGACAGGCAGCCACTGGATGCCAAGGACGCGGAGCCTGAGAATGTGCTGCCCAACGGGGATGGGACCTACCAGGGCTGGGTGGCTTTGGCTGTGCTCCCTGGGGAAGAGCAGAGATACACCTGCCAGGTGGAGCACCCAGGCCTGGAGCAGCCCCTCACTGCCTCCTGGG AGCCCTCTCTGTCTGGCACCCTGGTCATTGGAATCATCAGTGGGATCGCTATGTGTGTCATCATCTTTACTGGAATTTCGTTCGGAGTCTTAAAGAGAAGGCAGGCTTCGA GAGGAGCCTCGGGGGACTACGTCTTGGCTGAACGTGAATGA